Part of the Sulfurimonas denitrificans DSM 1251 genome is shown below.
AGTTACGCTCTTATGTTGAAAAACTTATCACAGTTGCTGGTAAGAATGATTCAAATGCTCATAAAGCAGTATTCGCGGCGCTTCAAAGTAAAGAAGCAACAAAAAAACTAGTAAATGAAATAGCTCCAAAGTACGTTGAGCGTGCAGGTGGCTACACAAGAATTATTAGAACACGTATTCGTCGTGGTGACGCTACAACTATGGCATTTATTGAATTAGTATAACTACTAAATTTAATAAGCAGAAGAGATTCAATCTCTTTTGCTGCACTAACAATCAGAGATTAAAAAACACTCTTATTACTTAACAAAACTTCCCAATCCTAAAATACTTAAAATAAAAAGAGAGAGAGATTATGAGTAATTTTGCATTTGGAACTTATAGAATAAGCGATTTAAATCCTCAACATGTAGAAGCCTTAAGAGAGGCGATAGAGTCAGGCGTGGACTTAATCGATACTTCTTCTAACTATATGGATGGTGGAGCGCAAAGAGCGATAGCGGCTGCCATGAGAGCAGTTGAGAGCGATAAAAAAAATGAAGTTGAGATAGTAAGCAAATTTGGATATATACAAGGTAGCTCCCTGCTTGAGTATAGAGAAAATTTTGCAGATAAAAAATATTCAAAAGATGTAGTGAAATACTCTGAGGATTGCTATCACTGTATATCA
Proteins encoded:
- the rplQ gene encoding 50S ribosomal protein L17 produces the protein MRHRHGYRKLGRTSSHRAALLKNLSISLIEHGKIETTVEKAKELRSYVEKLITVAGKNDSNAHKAVFAALQSKEATKKLVNEIAPKYVERAGGYTRIIRTRIRRGDATTMAFIELV